One window from the genome of Sporichthyaceae bacterium encodes:
- a CDS encoding VOC family protein: MTDIHRHAPGAPCWIDLTTPDPAGAIAYYRDLFGWAVHDQDEHGIGTFTLAGRKVAGVGPCDGDRPASWNVYLHAADIEATVTDVAQFGGQVLIEPVQVDTRGWGAACVDPTGAVFSLWQPGELVGTQIGDVPGSWCWTELITSDAGAAAQFYANVFGWVVDLQTVDGVELGVVQIDERPIAGIVAPSADVQPSWTVSFSVTDVDRVARIATALGGVLAIPPTEVPGMGRYAALGSPLGEAFSVLTRPDA; this comes from the coding sequence GTGACCGACATCCACCGCCACGCGCCGGGTGCACCCTGCTGGATCGATCTGACCACCCCCGATCCGGCGGGCGCGATCGCCTACTACCGCGACCTGTTCGGCTGGGCCGTGCATGACCAGGACGAGCACGGCATCGGCACGTTCACCCTGGCCGGCCGCAAGGTTGCCGGGGTCGGGCCGTGCGACGGTGACCGCCCCGCCAGCTGGAACGTCTACCTGCACGCCGCCGACATCGAGGCCACGGTGACCGATGTCGCGCAGTTCGGCGGCCAGGTGCTGATCGAGCCGGTGCAGGTGGACACCCGCGGTTGGGGCGCGGCGTGCGTGGACCCCACCGGCGCGGTGTTTTCCCTCTGGCAGCCGGGCGAACTCGTCGGCACCCAGATCGGCGACGTGCCCGGTTCCTGGTGCTGGACCGAACTGATCACCAGCGACGCCGGGGCGGCCGCGCAGTTCTATGCCAACGTGTTCGGCTGGGTGGTGGACCTGCAGACCGTGGACGGCGTCGAACTGGGCGTGGTGCAGATCGACGAGCGCCCGATCGCGGGCATCGTCGCGCCATCGGCGGACGTGCAACCGTCCTGGACCGTGTCGTTCTCAGTGACCGACGTGGACCGGGTGGCCCGCATCGCGACCGCATTGGGCGGCGTGCTGGCCATCCCGCCCACCGAGGTGCCCGGCATGGGTCGCTATGCCGCGCTGGGCTCGCCGTTGGGTGAGGCCTTCTCCGTCCTCACCCGCCCCGACGCCTGA
- a CDS encoding NAD(P)/FAD-dependent oxidoreductase, translated as MSTAERADVVVVGSGHNALVAACRLARAGLDVEVIERDTVIGGAVSTVQRWPGYRVDRGAGLHVMVRHTELIEELELGACGLRYLDADPWAYVPAVDDRPGIVFATDLERTVDSIEKACGGADAAAYRRLVGELTPMCRRLLSIFRDSPGPARIARRGRGLLRAGGGAETARWFLQPADHLLDSTFRDERLKAALAWLVSQSGPPAHEPGTVGHLMWPALLHLRPPGRPVGGSGMLTAALAERLRRDGGRISTGDAAVAVVTDGGRVSGVRTQGGRTVHARAVLSGTHVLTTLDLLAAAGLEPVGARQRIRVGDGIGAAVRLAGSTLPGYPDAPSDALHGMQLLVADRVELRRAYADWLVGRPPARPAVLAMTPTAQDPTLAPPGRHTITLWAQWHRYDLAAGHWDDLRAETARSAIEQVERYAPGFAAGVTDTWVQTPVDLERELDLRRGNVMHVEMALDAMFGLRPLPEMAGYRGPLPGLYLTGASTHPGGGVFGASGENAARVVLADLRRRGGRGN; from the coding sequence ATTAGCACAGCAGAACGCGCCGACGTCGTCGTCGTCGGCTCGGGTCACAACGCCCTGGTGGCCGCCTGTCGGTTGGCCCGCGCCGGCCTGGACGTCGAGGTCATCGAGCGCGACACCGTCATCGGCGGCGCGGTGTCCACCGTGCAACGGTGGCCCGGCTATCGGGTGGATCGCGGCGCCGGCCTGCACGTGATGGTCCGTCACACCGAGCTGATCGAGGAGTTGGAGCTCGGCGCGTGCGGGCTTCGCTATCTGGACGCCGACCCGTGGGCCTATGTGCCCGCCGTCGACGACAGGCCCGGCATCGTGTTCGCCACGGACCTGGAGCGCACCGTCGATTCGATCGAGAAGGCGTGCGGCGGCGCGGACGCGGCCGCGTACCGGAGGTTGGTCGGCGAACTCACCCCGATGTGCCGGCGGCTGTTGTCGATCTTCCGGGACTCCCCCGGCCCGGCCCGCATCGCCCGGCGCGGCCGCGGCCTGCTGCGCGCGGGCGGCGGTGCGGAGACGGCGCGCTGGTTCCTGCAGCCCGCCGATCACCTGCTGGACAGCACCTTCCGCGACGAGCGCCTGAAGGCCGCGCTGGCCTGGCTGGTCTCCCAGTCGGGGCCACCCGCGCACGAACCCGGCACCGTCGGGCACCTGATGTGGCCCGCGCTGTTGCACCTGCGACCGCCGGGCCGCCCGGTGGGTGGCTCGGGCATGCTCACCGCGGCGTTGGCCGAACGGCTGCGCCGCGACGGCGGCCGGATCAGCACCGGCGACGCGGCGGTCGCGGTGGTGACCGACGGCGGTCGGGTGAGCGGCGTGCGCACGCAGGGCGGGCGTACCGTGCACGCCCGCGCCGTGCTGAGCGGCACGCACGTGCTGACCACACTGGATCTGCTGGCCGCCGCCGGCCTGGAACCGGTCGGGGCGCGGCAGCGGATCCGGGTGGGCGACGGCATCGGCGCCGCGGTGCGGCTGGCCGGCAGCACGCTGCCCGGATATCCAGACGCACCGTCAGATGCCCTGCACGGCATGCAGTTGCTCGTTGCGGATCGGGTCGAACTGCGACGGGCCTACGCCGACTGGTTGGTCGGCCGGCCCCCGGCCCGGCCCGCGGTGCTGGCCATGACGCCCACCGCGCAGGATCCGACATTGGCCCCACCCGGTCGGCACACCATCACGCTGTGGGCGCAATGGCATCGCTACGACCTCGCCGCCGGTCACTGGGACGATCTGCGCGCGGAGACCGCACGGTCCGCGATCGAACAGGTGGAGCGCTATGCGCCGGGCTTCGCGGCAGGCGTCACCGACACCTGGGTCCAGACACCGGTGGACCTGGAACGCGAACTCGATCTGCGCCGCGGCAACGTGATGCACGTGGAGATGGCGCTGGACGCGATGTTCGGCCTTCGTCCGCTGCCGGAGATGGCCGGCTATCGCGGCCCGCTGCCCGGGCTCTACCTGACCGGTGCCTCCACCCATCCCGGCGGCGGAGTGTTCGGGGCGTCGGGCGAGAACGCCGCGCGGGTGGTCCTCGCCGACCTGCGCCGCCGAGGAGGCCGCGGCAACTAG
- a CDS encoding ArsC/Spx/MgsR family protein translates to MEIWLNPACSKCRTAVEVLDGAGIEFTVRRYLEDPPTPAEISDVLARLGLEPWDITRTGEARAAELGVDSWPRDDASRTRWIELLAANPALIQRPIITASDGTTVVGRSADALDVAVAAEKP, encoded by the coding sequence ATGGAAATCTGGCTCAACCCGGCGTGTTCGAAGTGCCGCACCGCGGTCGAGGTGTTGGACGGAGCGGGCATCGAGTTCACGGTGCGTCGCTACCTCGAGGACCCGCCCACTCCCGCCGAGATCTCCGACGTGTTGGCCCGATTGGGGCTGGAACCCTGGGACATCACCCGGACCGGCGAGGCGAGGGCCGCGGAACTGGGTGTGGACAGTTGGCCGCGCGACGACGCGAGCCGGACACGCTGGATCGAACTGCTGGCCGCGAACCCGGCGCTGATCCAGCGGCCGATCATCACCGCCTCGGACGGCACCACCGTGGTGGGTCGCTCCGCGGACGCGTTGGACGTCGCGGTGGCCGCCGAAAAGCCATGA